One segment of Clavelina lepadiformis chromosome 2, kaClaLepa1.1, whole genome shotgun sequence DNA contains the following:
- the LOC143446711 gene encoding uncharacterized protein LOC143446711 has product MKPLSFVCFALYAICIHVSSAFGDCESLPPDDVALLPQCSLKTSWQKAFDCLQPFVIELPFRNQTLCRQSIDDVVECLADEVVECLEGNCSTMLDFIPGLREAYRDIPSIANQIDSLDDIFDFVDAMNFGADMIYDLVCPLENNFVSEDVISFILTIPVVYLENPICEYNIVDNIILKTVDTALAFHDAREHNDICIAFRNLKNGLLLAWEENCNTDQLLFILSSVIPVEFHNVIPQIIHSVTIVKECLHDQEIPNCPPEMFPTHLIMCYQGTELFTADQSYRLHRNAIIRTCHLNDTCGISRWTKTSNDGNTVYVEHAFCASPDQVKNATCAPLLSHPGVTDYEEYSVDFCDYDDYCNQFLDSCKIIPPDDKALLPQCTLLSALDKVFGCLDNIMGQLPFSQQNLCHNAVDAAIACLAGELVGCLEGDCPTILDFIPELRDAYRDVQIYASQIGSLGDLFEILNDTSTAGVNDEFIYNLLCPLPGSVIPQEFIEVIINIPPIVLKNPVCSNDIISNLIHWGFDAALAFYEARRHEDICFAFENLKKNIIDALEKNRDEDKLGVVFYSVIPSDLHYFVPEIQDAAEIVLGYFENLEIPNCSPSFPFEDPVTCFHGKKVFATDRKTIFYDVVISRTCHHEDVCAQFRWNNIDDFGKPSYYEIASCYPSCLISNASCDMLVGSSQVEDISNCTFDFCRSDMCNSLSGIPVEQCHSAISMDEDLIVTISATQHSACSVYSRQITQNHETVSYTLRVFILDGELGENGGCEAYDGPDSSSPSLGLLLADGKQSGILTSSCNVIYLLCDKLGINFDKVQIAFIANYPGQTCQESYIFSAALLSPNYPDCNYNNSECSDWTITFSNVKCSYRFIIHEFNVQHKYDVLFISSDTGPSFRLNGDLAMFEVVTYGHSIKVQFQSDFSNTSKGFYITIDEICSTKGVECSSNPVISPTVDDLLSLGLRPGGHFIVSPQSFRSVNNLEDADERCIGRFEDPILTMNITSCGALLKDTGTFIKVTYTVRNLPDFGDSSVARYTDRCFNVTCFLRKETLINSSAIHPEIRKVLQPGQTIEGSFDVVIDFYKNNTFGEKVEGNLHVYVMDYINVGISFVNPIEEALVLQATRCWATLTPDATDSYVYVIIDNSCPARNEFDETGSIDVVENYQSNSIYFRFKAFVWTSIPLDSQTIYVHCAVTVCYNGTRSHCTDLNCPSSRNRRDIQHDIMEATVSSKPIFLQKKEPTCIKDNGGCSDVCDMREGKVVCSCRSGRKILEDGKSCQAAVALARDDVSAPVRFGFNDPELLKFCGFVSMIVFFALVAAFSFWLTRCS; this is encoded by the exons ATGAAGCCACTTTCCTTTGTATGCTTTGCGCTTTATGCGATTTGCATTCACGTGTCTTCAGCATTCG GAGATTGTGAATCTTTACCTCCAGATG ATGTTGCGCTACTTCCTCAGTGCTCATTGAAAACCAGCTGGCAAAAAGCATTTGATTGTCTTCAACCTTTCGTTATCGAACTTCCATTTCGAAATCAAACTTTGTGCAG ACAATCTATCGATGATGTTGTTGAATGCTTGGCAGATGAAGTTGTGGAATGTTTGGAAGGAAATTGTTCGACAATGCTTGATTTTATCCCAGGACTTAGAGAAGCATACAGG GATATACCTTCTATTGCCAACCAAATTGATTCACTGGATGatatatttgattttgttgatgcTATGAATTTTGGTGCAGATATGATCTATGATTTGGTTTGTCCCTTGGAGaacaattttgtttcagaagACGTTATAAGTTTTATATTGACCATTCCCGTAGTTTATTTGGAAAATCCGATTTGTGAATACAACATTGTAGACAACATCATACTTAAGACAGTGGATACAGCATTGGCGTTTCATGATGCCAGAGAGCATAATGATATTTGCAT AGCAtttagaaatttgaaaaacggACTGCTTCTTGCCTGGGAAGAAAACTGTAATACAGATCAGCTTCTATTTATCTTGTCGTCTGTGATTCCGGTAGAATTTCATAACGTGATTCCACAGATCATTCACAGTGTAACAATTGTAAAAGAATGTCTTCATGATCAAGAAATACCAAACTGCCCACCAG AAATGTTCCCAACCCATCTAATCATGTGTTACCAAGGAACAGAACTATTCACTGCAGATCAAAGTTACAGGCTTCATAGAAATGCAATAATTCGAACCTGTCACTTGAATGATACTTGTGGTATTTCCCGTTGGACAAAAACTAGCAACGATGGAAATACAG TATACGTTGAACACGCGTTTTGTGCATCACCTGATCAAGTGAAGAATGCAACTTGTGCTCCATTACTTTCCCATCCTGGTGTTACAGACTATGAGGAATATTCAGTAGATTTTTGTGATTATGATGACTATTGCAACCAGTTTTTGGATTCATGTAAAATAATCCCTCCAGATG atAAAGCACTTTTACCTCAGTGTACATTGCTATCGGCTTTGGACAAAGTATTTGGTTGTCTTGATAATATAATGGGGCAACTACCATTTTCACAACAGAATCTATGCCA TAATGCTGTTGATGCTGCTATTGCATGTTTGGCTGGCGAACTTGTTGGCTGCTTGGAAGGAGATTGTCCGACAATCCTTGATTTTATTCCAGAACTTAGAGATGCATACAGA GATGTTCAGATTTATGCTAGCCAAATCGGTTCACTGGgtgatttatttgaaattttaaatgataCATCGACGGCAGGTGTTAATGATGAGTTTATTTACAACCTGCTATGTCCTTTACCTGGCAGTGTGATTCCCCAAGAATTCATTGAAGTCATAATAAACATTCCTCCGATCGTTTTGAAAAATCCTGTTTGTAGTAATGATATCATCAGTAATCTTATACATTGGGGTTTTGATGCTGCATTGGCATTCTATGAAGCCAGAAGACACGAAGATATATGTTT TGCCTTTGAAAACTTGAAGAAAAACATAATTGATGCTTTGGAAAAGAATCGTGATGAAGATAAATTGGGTGTGGTTTTCTATTCTGTGATTCCTTCAGATCTTCATTATTTCGTTCCAGAAATCCAAGATGCTGCTGAAATTGTTTTGGGCTATTTTGAAAATCTGGAAATACCTAACTGTTCCCCAA GTTTTCCATTTGAGGATCCTGTTACATGCTTCCATGGCAAAAAAGTGTTTGCTACAgacagaaaaacaattttctatGATGTGGTTATAAGTCGGACATGTCACCATGAAGATGTATGTGCACAGTTCAGATGGAATAATATTGACGATTTCGGCAAACCAT CATACTATGAAATCGCATCTTGCTATCCTTCTTGCTTAATATCAAATGCCAGTTGTGATATGTTGGTTGGATCTTCACAAGTTGAAGACATTTCTAACTGCACTTTTGATTTTTGTAGAAGTGACATGTGTAACAGTTTATCAG gaATTCCGGTTGAGCAATGTCATTCTGCTATTTCTATGGATGAGGATCTTATAGTAACTATCAGCGCAACACAACACAGTGCATGTTCGGTGTACTCTAGACAAATCACTCAAAATCACGAGACAGTATCATATACTCTGCGTGTTTTTATATTAGATGGGGAGTTAGGAGAAAATGGTGGATGTGAA GCGTATGATGGTCCTGATTCATCTTCTCCGAGTCTAGGGTTGTTACTTGCGGATGGAAAGCAATCAGGCATCCTGACATCCTCGTGTAATGTCATTTATTTGCTCTGTGATAAACTTGGCATTAACTTTGACAAAGTGCAGATTGCCTTTATTGCAA ATTACCCGGGCCAGACCTGCCAGGAGTCATACATCTTTTCTGCAGCTTTATTAAGTCCGAATTATCCAGATTGCAACTACAATAACTCAGAATGTAGTGACTGGACTATTACTTTCAGTAATGTCAAATGCTCATATCGTTTCATCATCCATGAGTTTAATGTTCAACACAAATAtgatgttttattt ATTAGCTCTGATACTGGACCATCATTTCGCTTAAATGGAGATCTGGCGATGTTTGAAGTTGTAACATACGGTCACTCAATTAAGGTTCAATTCCAGAGTGATTTTTCAAATACGAGCAAAGGCTTTTATATAACGATTGATGAAA tttgttCAACAAAAGGTGTTGAGTGTTCTTCCAACCCCGTGATAAG CCCAACTGTTGACGACCTTCTAAGCTTAGGGTTACGACCTGGTGGACATTTCATTGTATCTCCACAGAGTTTTAGATCTGTTAATAATCTCGAGGATGCAGACGAAAGATGCATTGGAAGATTTGAAGATCCCATTCTAACCATGAATATCACATCTTGTGGTGCACTTTTAAAG GATACTGGAACCTTTATCAAGGTGACTTATACTGTGAGAAACCTCCCTGATTTTGGAGATTCATCTGTAGCAAGATACACAGATAGATGTTTCAACGTTACTTGCTTTCTTCGTAAAGAAACCTTGATTAATTCCAGTGCAATTCACCCTGAAATCAG GAAGGTTCTGCAACCAGGTCAAACCATTGAAGGGAGTTTTGATGTTGTCattgacttttacaaaaacaacactTTTGGAGAAAAAGTGGAGGGAAATTTGCATGTCTATGTTATGGATTATATCAATGTTggcatttcttttgtaaatcCAATTGAAGAAGCATTAGTTTTGCAG GCTACTCGATGTTGGGCGACATTAACACCTGACGCTACAGACTCTTACGTCTACGTAATCATTGACAACAG CTGCCCTGCTCGCAATGAATTCGATGAAACCGGCTCGATTGATGTGGTGGAAAATTACCAGTCAAACTCAATTTACTTCAGATTCAAAGCATTTGTATGGACAAGCATTCCCTTGGATAGTCAAACGATTTACGTTCACTGTGCTGTCACTGTGTGTTATAATGGTACAAGAAGTCATTGCACAGATTTG aaTTGCCCTTCTTCTCGAAATCGACGCGATATACAACATGATATCATGGAAGCTACTGTGTCGTCAAAAccaatttttcttcaaaaaaaagaacCAACTTGTATCAAG GACAATGGAGGCTGCAGTGATGTGTGCGATATGAGAGAAGGAAAAGTTGTTTGCTCTTGCCGCTCTGGAAGAAAGATCCTTGAAGATGGAAAGTCTTGTCAAG CTGCGGTAGCACTGGCTAGAGATGACGTTTCTGCGCCTGTCCGTTTTGGGTTCAACGACCCGGAATTACTGAAGTTTTGTGGCTTTGTATCGATGATTGTTTTCTTTGCATTAGTTGCTGCTTTTAGCTTTTGGTTGACAAGATGCTCTTGA